Proteins found in one Prochlorothrix hollandica PCC 9006 = CALU 1027 genomic segment:
- the ftsH2 gene encoding ATP-dependent zinc metalloprotease FtsH2: MKFSWRSLAFLALPLVVIGFFLWQSTFTVVNANTEGTPNAATSRMTYGRFLNYLDAGRVTTVDFYDGGRTAIVEAVDPDLDNRVQQLRVDLPSKAPELVSRLRASGISIATHPPSNNGAILGILGNLIFPILLIIGLVFLFRRSNNVPGGPGQAMNFGKSRARFQMDAKTGIRFDDVAGIEEAKEELEEVVTFLKQPERFTAVGARIPKGLLLVGSPGTGKTLLAKAIAGEAEVPFFSISGSEFVEMFVGVGASRVRDLFKKAKENAPCLIFIDEIDAVGRQRGAGIGGGNDEREQTLNQLLTEMDGFEGNTGIIIIAATNRPDVLDSALLRPGRFDRQVMVDAPDIKGRLAILEVHARNKKLADDISLDIIARRTPGFTGADLANLLNEAAILTARRRKEAVTMAEIDDAVDRVVAGMEGTPLLDGKSKRLIAYHEVGHAIVGTLVRDHDPVQKVTLIPRGQAQGLTWFAPDEEQGLTSKSQIYARIMGALGGRAAEDVIFGRDEVTTGASNDLQQVTGMARQMVTRLGMSDLGPVSLEGQSQEVFLGRDLMTRSEYSDRIGALIDQQVRSIVQHCYEDTLKLIQENRTVIDRLVDLLVEKETIDGEEFRQIVAEYTAVPEKERFVPVL, from the coding sequence ATGAAATTCTCCTGGCGATCGCTGGCCTTTTTGGCACTGCCCCTGGTGGTTATTGGCTTTTTCCTCTGGCAAAGCACCTTCACCGTCGTTAATGCCAACACCGAGGGTACCCCCAATGCTGCCACTAGCCGCATGACCTATGGGCGTTTTCTCAATTATTTGGATGCTGGTCGGGTGACGACGGTGGATTTCTATGATGGCGGTCGCACTGCGATCGTGGAAGCCGTGGATCCTGATCTGGACAATCGAGTTCAACAACTGCGGGTTGACCTGCCCTCCAAAGCCCCCGAATTGGTGTCCCGTTTGCGGGCATCGGGCATTAGTATCGCCACCCACCCCCCCAGCAACAATGGGGCCATTTTGGGTATCTTAGGCAACTTGATTTTCCCGATTCTCTTAATCATCGGTCTGGTCTTCCTCTTCCGTCGCTCCAATAATGTGCCCGGTGGACCCGGACAGGCCATGAACTTTGGCAAATCCCGCGCCCGCTTCCAGATGGATGCCAAAACCGGTATTCGCTTTGATGATGTGGCCGGGATTGAGGAAGCCAAGGAAGAATTGGAAGAAGTCGTGACGTTCCTCAAACAACCGGAGCGCTTCACTGCCGTGGGTGCCCGCATTCCCAAAGGGTTGCTGTTGGTGGGTTCCCCCGGTACCGGTAAAACCTTGCTAGCCAAGGCGATCGCCGGGGAAGCGGAAGTTCCCTTTTTCAGCATTTCCGGCTCAGAATTTGTGGAAATGTTTGTGGGGGTGGGTGCCTCGCGGGTGCGCGACCTGTTTAAGAAGGCCAAGGAAAATGCCCCCTGCTTGATCTTTATCGATGAGATTGACGCGGTGGGTCGCCAGCGGGGAGCCGGCATTGGCGGGGGCAACGATGAACGGGAACAAACCCTGAACCAGTTGCTGACGGAGATGGACGGCTTTGAGGGCAACACGGGCATCATTATTATTGCCGCCACCAACCGCCCCGATGTCTTGGATTCGGCCCTGCTGCGCCCCGGTCGCTTCGATCGCCAGGTGATGGTGGATGCCCCGGACATCAAGGGTCGCCTCGCCATTTTGGAAGTCCATGCCCGCAACAAAAAGCTGGCGGACGACATTTCCTTGGACATCATCGCTCGCCGGACTCCGGGTTTCACCGGTGCTGACTTGGCCAACTTGCTCAATGAAGCAGCTATTCTCACGGCCCGCCGCCGTAAGGAAGCCGTCACCATGGCAGAAATTGACGATGCCGTCGATCGCGTGGTGGCCGGGATGGAGGGCACGCCCCTGCTGGATGGCAAGAGCAAGCGGCTGATCGCTTACCACGAAGTGGGCCATGCCATTGTCGGTACCTTGGTGCGGGACCATGATCCCGTGCAAAAGGTGACCCTGATCCCCCGTGGTCAGGCCCAAGGGTTGACCTGGTTTGCCCCCGATGAAGAACAGGGACTGACCTCAAAATCCCAAATCTACGCCCGCATCATGGGTGCCCTGGGGGGTCGGGCTGCGGAAGATGTGATCTTTGGCCGGGATGAAGTGACCACCGGAGCCAGCAACGACCTGCAACAGGTGACTGGTATGGCGCGGCAAATGGTGACCCGACTGGGGATGTCTGACTTAGGTCCTGTGTCCTTGGAAGGTCAAAGCCAGGAGGTGTTTTTGGGTCGGGATCTGATGACCCGATCGGAATATTCCGATCGCATCGGAGCCTTGATCGACCAACAGGTGCGCAGCATTGTCCAACACTGCTATGAGGACACTCTGAAGCTGATCCAAGAAAACCGCACCGTCATCGATCGCTTGGTGGATTTGTTGGTGGAGAAGGAGACGATCGACGGCGAAGAATTCCGTCAAATTGTGGCTGAATACACCGCTGTTCCCGAAAAAGAGCGCTTTGTGCCGGTGCTGTAG
- a CDS encoding cation:proton antiporter: protein MLFSLLPSFLLPLPYLGEVDAAIETALETAIDGASDTDTSTLVLAGVLLSLVVVFLASKIGGEICARIDLPPVLGELVGGVVVGVSVFHLLLFPEGASLTGADSLVIKLLEATAGLSPAAITQVFDTQSEVISVLAELGVILLLFEIGLESDLSELIRVGPQAAIVAVVGVVAPFVAGTLGLVVLFHLPAVPAIFAGAALTATSIGITAKVLAELRQLSSREGQIIIGAAVLDDILGIIVLAVVASLAKTGEVRVDNIIFLVISAAGFLIGSILLGRLLSPYFVALVKQLKTRGQLLLSALIIAFLLSYIAAAIHLEAILGAFAAGLILAETEKQRELEEQVVPVADVLVPVFFVTVGARTDLSVLNPMVPSNREGLIIAAFLVVVAILGKVITGFTVFGDQKTNKWAIGMGMIPRGEVGLVFAGVGSASGVLSESLEAAIIVMVIFTTFVAPPLLRIAFDRGERQAELEATAAATLAAKDTATKDTAANDTAATDTAATDTAAKTAVATPEAPAKVEDSGTPDPTPAEPSEPSDSP from the coding sequence ATGCTTTTCTCCCTCCTCCCAAGTTTTTTGCTCCCTCTTCCCTACCTGGGGGAGGTTGACGCAGCGATCGAAACAGCTCTGGAAACGGCGATCGACGGAGCCAGCGACACAGATACAAGTACCCTCGTCTTGGCGGGGGTGCTGCTCAGTTTAGTGGTGGTGTTTCTAGCCAGCAAGATTGGGGGCGAAATTTGTGCCCGCATTGACCTGCCCCCCGTCTTAGGGGAACTCGTGGGCGGTGTGGTCGTGGGGGTTTCTGTGTTCCATCTGCTCCTTTTCCCCGAAGGAGCATCCTTAACCGGCGCAGACTCCCTCGTCATTAAACTTTTGGAAGCCACCGCCGGTCTTAGCCCTGCCGCCATTACCCAGGTCTTTGATACCCAGAGCGAAGTGATTTCGGTGTTGGCAGAGCTTGGGGTGATTTTGCTGTTGTTTGAAATTGGCCTAGAGTCCGATCTCAGTGAACTGATTCGGGTGGGACCCCAGGCGGCGATCGTGGCCGTGGTGGGGGTGGTGGCCCCCTTTGTGGCCGGTACCCTGGGCCTCGTGGTGCTGTTCCATCTGCCCGCTGTGCCTGCCATCTTTGCCGGTGCTGCCCTCACCGCCACCAGTATCGGCATCACTGCCAAGGTGCTAGCAGAACTGCGACAACTCAGTTCACGGGAAGGACAAATCATTATTGGGGCGGCAGTCCTAGACGACATCCTGGGCATTATCGTCCTGGCAGTGGTGGCCAGCCTTGCCAAAACCGGCGAAGTCCGCGTTGATAACATTATTTTCCTGGTCATCAGTGCGGCGGGCTTCCTGATTGGTTCCATTCTCCTGGGCCGTTTGCTCAGTCCCTATTTCGTGGCCTTGGTTAAGCAACTCAAAACCAGGGGTCAACTGCTGCTGTCGGCGCTGATCATTGCGTTCCTCCTGTCCTACATCGCAGCGGCCATCCATTTAGAGGCCATTTTAGGAGCCTTTGCGGCGGGGTTGATCTTGGCGGAAACCGAGAAGCAACGGGAGCTGGAGGAACAGGTGGTGCCGGTGGCGGATGTGCTGGTGCCGGTGTTCTTTGTCACCGTGGGGGCACGCACCGATCTCAGTGTGCTTAATCCCATGGTGCCCAGTAACCGAGAAGGTCTGATTATTGCGGCCTTTTTGGTGGTGGTGGCCATTTTAGGTAAGGTAATCACCGGCTTTACGGTGTTTGGGGATCAAAAGACCAATAAATGGGCCATTGGCATGGGTATGATTCCCCGTGGCGAAGTGGGCTTGGTCTTTGCGGGGGTGGGCAGTGCTAGCGGTGTCCTCTCCGAGTCTTTGGAAGCGGCCATTATTGTGATGGTGATTTTTACCACCTTTGTGGCTCCGCCCCTGTTGCGGATCGCCTTCGATCGGGGAGAACGGCAAGCGGAACTAGAAGCAACGGCGGCAGCAACCCTGGCAGCGAAGGACACAGCAACGAAGGACACAGCAGCCAACGACACAGCAGCCACGGACACAGCAGCCACGGACACAGCAGCCAAAACGGCAGTCGCTACGCCAGAGGCACCGGCTAAGGTCGAAGACTCTGGAACCCCAGACCCAACGCCAGCGGAACCCTCTGAACCCTCTGATTCCCCTTAG
- the egtD gene encoding L-histidine N(alpha)-methyltransferase, protein MAMTTPQAQTSLKTPLEFPPSTPDASPDLEVYCLSDPLGLQHQDDGQDVIAGLSHTPKSLSPRYFYDDRGSELFEQICDLPEYYPTRTEAWILQTYGAEVARLTGPCELVELGSGSSTKTRQLLEAYQALGHPLRYVPIDVSAGILQASALQLRQDYPQLQIQGLVGTYEQALAHLDPTPSPSRLLFFLGSSIGNFDAAACDRFIHQVVTALQPGEYFLLGLDLQKPKAILEAAYDDSQGVTAAFNVNVLSHLNWRYQGNFDPSKFEHWSFYNEAEAQVEMHLRCLQSHVVTLDNLGLTVEFAEGETIHTEISRKFNLSAMETQLQGHGLTPVRTWTDDQGWFGLILCQADGPT, encoded by the coding sequence ATGGCAATGACTACACCCCAGGCCCAAACCTCCCTCAAAACTCCGTTGGAGTTCCCCCCCTCGACCCCGGATGCCTCTCCTGACCTGGAGGTGTATTGCTTAAGTGATCCCCTGGGGCTACAACACCAAGATGACGGCCAAGATGTCATTGCTGGGTTAAGCCACACCCCCAAATCCCTATCGCCGCGCTATTTTTATGACGATCGCGGCTCAGAACTCTTTGAACAGATTTGTGATCTGCCGGAATATTACCCCACCCGCACCGAAGCCTGGATTCTCCAGACCTATGGGGCGGAGGTGGCCCGCCTGACGGGACCCTGTGAGTTGGTGGAATTGGGCAGCGGCAGCTCCACCAAAACCCGCCAATTACTGGAGGCTTATCAAGCCCTGGGCCACCCGTTGCGCTATGTGCCCATTGATGTCAGTGCCGGAATTCTTCAGGCCAGTGCCCTCCAACTCCGCCAGGACTATCCCCAGTTACAGATCCAAGGTTTAGTGGGCACCTATGAGCAAGCCCTAGCCCATTTGGATCCCACCCCTTCCCCCTCGCGGCTCCTGTTTTTCCTGGGCAGTTCCATTGGTAATTTTGATGCTGCCGCCTGCGATCGCTTCATCCATCAAGTGGTTACAGCCTTGCAACCCGGTGAATATTTCCTGCTGGGGCTAGACTTACAAAAACCCAAGGCGATTTTGGAAGCGGCCTATGATGACAGTCAGGGGGTTACCGCTGCCTTTAATGTGAACGTCTTAAGCCACTTAAATTGGCGCTATCAGGGCAATTTCGACCCGTCGAAGTTTGAGCATTGGTCCTTTTACAACGAAGCAGAAGCCCAGGTGGAAATGCATCTGCGTTGTCTCCAGTCCCATGTCGTGACCTTGGATAACCTGGGGTTAACCGTAGAGTTTGCCGAGGGGGAAACAATTCACACAGAAATTTCCCGCAAGTTTAACCTCAGCGCCATGGAGACCCAACTCCAGGGCCATGGTCTAACCCCGGTGCGCACCTGGACTGATGACCAAGGCTGGTTTGGCCTGATTCTCTGTCAGGCAGATGGCCCAACCTAA
- a CDS encoding carbon-nitrogen hydrolase family protein, with product MRSYLAAAIQMTSLPDLDHNLAQAEELIDLAVRQGAELISLPENFSFMGEDKERVAKAAMLAESSQKFLKTIAQRYQVTLLGGGFPVPVSETQVHNVALLIGPDGNELTRYQKVHLFDVDLPDGNTYRESATALAGTKLPTVYPSEDLGNLGLSICYDVRFPELYRHLSATGADVLFVPAAFTAYTGKDHWQVLLQARAIENTCYLIAPAQTGFHSARRQTNGHAMIIDPWGLVLADAGTEPGVAIAAIEPARLSQVRRQMPSLKHRAFV from the coding sequence ATGCGATCTTACTTGGCCGCCGCCATCCAAATGACCAGCCTTCCGGATCTAGACCACAATCTAGCCCAGGCGGAAGAACTCATTGATCTTGCTGTGCGCCAGGGCGCAGAACTGATTAGCCTGCCGGAAAACTTTTCCTTCATGGGGGAAGATAAGGAACGGGTTGCCAAGGCCGCAATGTTGGCGGAGTCCAGTCAAAAATTCCTCAAAACCATTGCCCAACGCTACCAAGTGACCCTGCTGGGGGGGGGCTTTCCGGTGCCCGTGTCGGAAACCCAAGTCCACAATGTGGCCCTCTTGATTGGGCCGGATGGTAATGAGCTAACCCGTTATCAAAAGGTTCATCTTTTTGATGTAGACTTGCCCGATGGCAATACTTATCGGGAGTCTGCCACCGCCCTCGCGGGCACCAAGTTACCCACGGTTTATCCCTCTGAGGATTTGGGTAATCTGGGTCTGTCCATTTGCTATGATGTGCGCTTTCCGGAGCTTTACCGCCACCTGTCGGCCACGGGGGCTGACGTTTTGTTTGTCCCGGCGGCGTTCACTGCCTATACGGGCAAGGACCATTGGCAGGTCTTGCTCCAGGCCCGGGCGATCGAGAACACCTGCTATCTCATTGCCCCCGCCCAAACCGGTTTCCACTCTGCCCGTCGCCAAACTAATGGCCATGCCATGATCATTGATCCCTGGGGGTTGGTGCTGGCGGATGCTGGCACGGAACCGGGGGTGGCGATCGCGGCCATTGAACCCGCTCGTCTGTCCCAGGTGCGGCGACAAATGCCGTCCCTCAAACACCGTGCCTTTGTCTAA
- a CDS encoding NifU family protein, translating to MSETLALTPTNVETVLDQLRPYLMADGGNVELVELDGPIVRLRLQGACGSCPSSAMTLKMGIERKLRDMIPEVSEVEQVM from the coding sequence ATGTCGGAAACCCTTGCTTTAACCCCAACCAACGTAGAAACGGTTTTGGATCAATTGCGCCCCTACCTGATGGCTGATGGGGGCAATGTGGAATTAGTGGAACTGGATGGACCGATCGTCCGCCTGCGTCTCCAGGGTGCCTGTGGGTCTTGCCCCAGTTCTGCCATGACCCTGAAAATGGGCATCGAGCGGAAACTGCGGGATATGATTCCTGAAGTCTCTGAAGTGGAACAGGTGATGTAA
- a CDS encoding NAD(P)-dependent oxidoreductase, producing the protein MNIAVIGLGTMGLPMALNLLQAGYSVTVHNRTRQREAAACDRGAIAADSPQTAAQGAAVIITCVSDSPDVEAVILGDKGIIQGAEPGSVVVDMSTISPEVTRHLAHQLHSRNIAMLDAPVSGGSEGAQKGTLSIMVGGDGAVLERVRPVLSVLGSTITHVGAIGSGQLTKAINQIIVAGTYWAVAEGLALGLKAGLDMDQVVQAVGGGAAGSWGLSHRSGHMIANDYPLGFRLRLHRKDLNIALAAARELGVVLPVSAYVEQMETGLIQQGYGDEDVSALARSIRQQSGL; encoded by the coding sequence ATGAATATTGCTGTCATTGGTTTAGGCACCATGGGCCTACCCATGGCCCTGAATTTGCTCCAAGCGGGCTACTCGGTCACCGTTCATAATCGCACCCGGCAACGGGAAGCGGCGGCCTGCGATCGCGGGGCGATCGCCGCCGATTCTCCCCAAACCGCTGCCCAGGGTGCGGCGGTGATCATCACCTGTGTCAGCGATAGCCCTGATGTGGAAGCGGTGATTTTGGGGGATAAGGGCATTATCCAGGGGGCGGAACCTGGGAGTGTGGTGGTGGATATGTCCACCATTAGCCCCGAAGTCACTCGCCACCTAGCTCACCAACTCCACAGCCGCAACATTGCCATGCTGGATGCACCGGTATCCGGCGGATCGGAAGGGGCACAAAAGGGAACCCTCTCGATTATGGTGGGGGGAGATGGGGCGGTGTTGGAACGGGTGCGCCCCGTGCTGTCGGTCTTGGGCAGCACCATTACCCATGTGGGAGCCATTGGCTCTGGCCAACTGACCAAGGCCATTAATCAAATTATTGTGGCGGGCACCTATTGGGCTGTGGCCGAAGGCTTGGCCCTGGGCCTGAAGGCAGGGCTAGATATGGATCAAGTGGTGCAAGCGGTGGGCGGTGGAGCAGCGGGTTCCTGGGGGTTAAGCCACCGTTCCGGCCATATGATCGCCAATGACTATCCCCTGGGCTTTCGGTTACGGCTCCACCGCAAGGATCTCAACATTGCCTTGGCGGCGGCGCGGGAGTTGGGGGTGGTGCTGCCGGTGTCGGCCTATGTGGAACAAATGGAAACGGGGCTAATTCAGCAGGGCTATGGGGATGAGGATGTGTCGGCGTTGGCGCGATCGATCCGGCAGCAATCAGGGTTGTGA
- a CDS encoding CHAT domain-containing protein, with the protein VGLSEARQGFTSLPNVALEIAAIEKELPATIFFNEDFQESVVAQQIIEKPTPIVHFATHGQFSSKAEDNFILTWDDKVNIEGAPRPTVPA; encoded by the coding sequence GGTGGGACTGAGTGAAGCACGTCAGGGCTTTACCTCTCTGCCCAATGTAGCCCTAGAGATTGCTGCCATTGAGAAGGAACTGCCTGCCACTATCTTTTTTAATGAAGATTTTCAAGAAAGTGTAGTTGCTCAGCAAATTATAGAGAAACCCACCCCGATCGTTCACTTTGCCACCCATGGCCAGTTTAGTTCTAAGGCTGAAGATAATTTTATTTTGACCTGGGATGACAAAGTCAATATCGAGGGCGCTCCGCGCCCCACTGTCCCGGCTTAA
- a CDS encoding tetratricopeptide repeat protein, protein MVKFAKGQLKQKIFLILALLGFLNLTATGIVKPLLEAVQGPGLDTSDTPAMVQTPNPLASQEQGYGLVLEREPTNTTALRGLVDVRVESGNIAGAIAALDRLMAVTPEDETLATERANLVQQLPQDSDNLTPTTPETPETQP, encoded by the coding sequence ATGGTTAAATTTGCCAAAGGTCAGTTAAAACAAAAAATCTTTCTCATCTTAGCCCTGCTGGGATTCTTGAACCTGACGGCGACCGGTATCGTCAAGCCGCTGTTGGAGGCGGTGCAAGGCCCAGGACTGGACACCAGCGACACGCCGGCAATGGTGCAAACCCCCAACCCCCTGGCATCTCAGGAACAGGGCTATGGTTTGGTTCTGGAACGGGAACCGACGAATACTACGGCGTTGCGGGGACTGGTGGATGTGCGGGTTGAATCCGGCAATATTGCGGGGGCGATCGCCGCCCTCGATCGCTTGATGGCGGTAACCCCAGAGGACGAAACCCTGGCCACAGAACGGGCAAATCTGGTGCAGCAATTGCCCCAAGACTCGGACAATCTAACCCCTACTACCCCAGAAACTCCAGAAACTCAGCCCTAA
- a CDS encoding leucyl aminopeptidase, whose product MDFTTSTLGALDWQGHGLAIGVSSADLNPDGSLGESLQPLDQSLDGLVSELVKDVDFTAKLGSSAVSRVRGAQIRKLILVGLGDSKIPSLDTLRQGAATAVRLAAQEQCETLGLQMPPGVTAAATVQALCEGGILALYRDDRFRSKIEPIPSLSQVTVLGLGDHQAAIATAQQICEGVIFARQWVAAPANSLNPVTLAAAVEELAQTQGLELRILERDDCAALGMGAFLGVAQASDLPPKFLHLIYKPEGTPRRKVAIVGKGLTFDSGGLNLKVGNSSIEMMKTDMGGAGATFGAAKAIALLKPDVEVHFISAVTENMVSGRAMRPGDVLTASNGKTIEVNNTDAEGRLTLADALVYADGLGLDAIVDLATLTGACVVALGESIAGLWSSDDTLAAQLLAASDKSGEKLWRMPLEPPYFESMKSVVADMKNTGSRAGGSITATLFLQEFVEKTPWAHLDVAGPVWTDKTSGYNPAGATGYGVRMLVEWVLA is encoded by the coding sequence ATGGATTTCACAACGTCTACCCTAGGAGCATTGGATTGGCAGGGTCACGGTTTAGCGATAGGGGTTAGCAGCGCAGATCTAAACCCCGATGGCAGCTTAGGCGAGAGCCTCCAACCGTTGGATCAGTCCCTGGATGGGCTGGTGAGCGAACTGGTTAAAGACGTGGACTTTACGGCCAAGTTGGGTTCTAGCGCAGTGAGCCGGGTGCGGGGTGCCCAGATTCGTAAATTGATCTTGGTGGGCTTAGGGGATAGCAAGATCCCCAGCTTAGACACCCTGCGCCAAGGGGCGGCCACGGCGGTTCGCCTTGCGGCTCAAGAACAGTGTGAAACCCTGGGGTTACAGATGCCCCCAGGGGTGACGGCGGCGGCGACGGTGCAAGCCCTCTGCGAAGGCGGTATCTTAGCCCTCTACCGGGACGATCGCTTCCGATCGAAGATCGAACCCATCCCCAGCCTCAGCCAGGTCACTGTTCTAGGCTTGGGGGATCACCAGGCCGCGATCGCCACCGCCCAACAGATTTGCGAGGGGGTCATCTTTGCGCGGCAATGGGTCGCTGCCCCTGCCAACAGCCTCAACCCCGTGACCCTGGCCGCAGCCGTGGAGGAACTGGCCCAAACCCAGGGGCTAGAGTTGCGGATTTTGGAACGGGACGACTGTGCAGCCCTGGGCATGGGAGCATTTTTGGGGGTAGCCCAAGCCTCGGATTTACCCCCCAAGTTTTTGCATTTAATCTATAAGCCAGAGGGCACCCCTCGCCGCAAGGTGGCGATCGTGGGCAAAGGTCTCACCTTCGATTCCGGTGGTTTGAACTTGAAGGTGGGCAACAGCAGCATCGAAATGATGAAAACCGACATGGGGGGGGCAGGGGCCACCTTTGGGGCGGCGAAGGCGATCGCCCTCCTCAAGCCTGATGTGGAGGTGCATTTTATTTCCGCTGTTACGGAAAATATGGTTAGCGGTCGGGCCATGCGTCCGGGGGATGTGCTGACGGCTTCCAACGGTAAAACCATTGAAGTCAATAACACCGATGCCGAGGGACGCTTAACCCTGGCGGATGCCCTCGTTTATGCCGATGGTTTGGGACTGGATGCCATCGTTGACTTAGCAACCCTGACGGGAGCTTGTGTGGTGGCCTTGGGTGAGTCGATCGCCGGACTCTGGAGTTCCGATGATACTTTGGCAGCCCAGTTGTTGGCAGCGTCGGATAAGTCGGGGGAAAAGCTGTGGCGGATGCCCCTGGAACCCCCCTATTTTGAGTCCATGAAGTCGGTGGTGGCCGACATGAAAAACACCGGCAGTCGGGCGGGCGGTTCCATTACGGCCACCCTGTTTTTACAGGAGTTTGTGGAAAAGACCCCCTGGGCACATCTGGATGTGGCTGGTCCGGTGTGGACTGATAAAACCAGCGGTTATAACCCAGCCGGCGCAACGGGCTATGGGGTCCGGATGTTGGTGGAGTGGGTTTTGGCCTAA